A window of Halomonas sp. H10-9-1 contains these coding sequences:
- the asd gene encoding archaetidylserine decarboxylase (Phosphatidylserine decarboxylase is synthesized as a single chain precursor. Generation of the pyruvoyl active site from a Ser is coupled to cleavage of a Gly-Ser bond between the larger (beta) and smaller (alpha chains). It is an integral membrane protein.): MPLAKLFALIQYPLPHHALSRLVGRLAECRTPWLKNALIRAFIRRFRVDMAEAAEPDPTTYATFNDFFTRALVADARPIGAGMVSPADGRLSQFGAIAAGQLLQAKGHRFSAEALLGSDVDAANRFLGGSFATVYLSPSDYHRVHMPLAGTLTEMVYVPGRLFSVNAATTEHVPGLFARNERLVCHFDTEHGPMALVLVGAMIVAAIETVWAGQITPLPRSDVQRIRLDTPVRLEKGAEMGRFKLGSTVVMAFAEPVAFADGLEPGAKVQMGQSLGRL, translated from the coding sequence GTGCCCCTAGCCAAGCTGTTTGCCCTGATCCAGTACCCCCTGCCCCACCACGCCCTGTCGCGACTGGTGGGGCGCCTGGCCGAGTGTCGCACGCCGTGGCTGAAGAACGCCCTGATCCGCGCCTTCATTCGCCGCTTCAGGGTCGACATGGCCGAGGCCGCCGAGCCCGACCCGACGACCTACGCCACCTTCAACGACTTCTTCACCCGCGCGCTTGTGGCCGATGCCCGCCCCATCGGCGCGGGCATGGTCAGCCCCGCCGACGGGCGGCTCTCGCAGTTTGGGGCCATCGCGGCGGGACAGCTGCTGCAGGCCAAGGGGCACCGCTTCTCCGCCGAGGCGCTGCTGGGCAGCGACGTGGACGCCGCCAACCGCTTCCTCGGCGGCAGCTTCGCCACGGTCTACCTCTCCCCCAGCGACTACCATCGAGTGCATATGCCGCTGGCCGGCACCCTGACCGAGATGGTCTACGTGCCGGGCCGACTGTTCTCGGTCAACGCCGCCACCACCGAACACGTGCCCGGCCTGTTCGCCCGCAACGAACGCCTGGTGTGCCACTTCGACACCGAACACGGCCCCATGGCCCTGGTGCTGGTGGGGGCGATGATCGTCGCCGCCATCGAGACGGTGTGGGCCGGGCAGATCACCCCACTGCCGCGGAGCGATGTGCAGCGCATCCGCCTCGACACCCCGGTGCGCCTCGAGAAGGGCGCGGAGATGGGCCGCTTCAAGCTCGGCTCCACGGTGGTGATGGCCTTCGCCGAACCAGTGGCCTTCGCCGATGGCCTCGAGCCCGGCGCCAAGGTGCAGATGGGGCAGTCGTTGGGCAGGCTCTAA
- the rsgA gene encoding small ribosomal subunit biogenesis GTPase RsgA — MSKRKLSRQQRWRIEKIQAERAARATRHDVQEGELLAAGEYGPERSGRVIAHFGRTLDVRPDDDGEAVRCHLRANLEGLVTGDRVVWRGRTDTEGRTVEGVVVARGERASVLERPNARGQLKPVAANIDQILIVFAVEPEPYPNLIDRYLVAAEATGIPPVLVLNKVDLLPADGGELLALLRRYEGLGYPVVTTTTEREGGLDLLHARLAGRTSVFVGQSGVGKSSLIDRLLPDEELRIGELSKDSRKGTHTTTTARLYHLPEAAGAKLIDSPGIREFGLIHLDEAQVAQGFIEFRELLGHCRFRDCRHRQEPGCALLEAVERGEIHPERFASYRRILDSLE; from the coding sequence ATGAGCAAACGCAAGCTGAGTCGCCAGCAGCGCTGGCGTATCGAGAAGATCCAGGCCGAACGCGCCGCGCGTGCGACCCGACATGACGTCCAGGAAGGCGAACTGCTGGCCGCGGGGGAGTACGGCCCCGAGCGGTCGGGACGCGTGATTGCCCACTTCGGCCGTACCCTGGACGTGCGGCCGGACGACGACGGCGAGGCGGTACGCTGCCACCTGCGCGCCAACCTCGAAGGCCTGGTCACGGGCGATCGGGTGGTCTGGCGCGGCAGGACGGATACCGAGGGACGCACCGTGGAGGGCGTGGTCGTGGCCCGCGGTGAGCGCGCAAGCGTGCTAGAACGCCCCAATGCCCGCGGCCAGCTCAAGCCAGTGGCGGCCAATATCGATCAGATCCTGATCGTCTTCGCGGTGGAGCCCGAGCCATACCCCAACCTGATCGACCGCTACCTGGTGGCCGCCGAGGCCACCGGGATCCCCCCGGTGCTGGTGCTCAACAAGGTCGACCTGCTGCCCGCTGACGGTGGCGAGTTGCTGGCGCTGCTGCGCCGCTACGAGGGACTGGGCTACCCGGTGGTGACCACCACCACCGAGCGTGAAGGGGGGCTCGACCTCCTCCACGCCCGCCTCGCCGGCCGCACCTCGGTGTTCGTGGGCCAGAGCGGCGTGGGCAAGTCGTCGCTGATCGACCGCCTGCTGCCCGATGAGGAACTCCGCATCGGCGAGCTGTCGAAGGATTCACGCAAGGGGACCCACACCACCACGACCGCGCGGCTCTATCATCTCCCGGAGGCGGCGGGTGCCAAGCTGATCGACTCACCCGGGATCCGCGAGTTCGGCCTGATTCATCTCGACGAGGCCCAGGTGGCCCAGGGCTTTATCGAGTTTCGCGAACTGCTGGGGCACTGCCGCTTTCGCGACTGTCGCCACCGCCAGGAGCCCGGTTGCGCCCTGCTCGAGGCGGTGGAGCGTGGCGAGATCCACCCCGAACGCTTTGCCAGCTACCGGCGCATCCTCGACTCGTTGGAATAA
- the queG gene encoding tRNA epoxyqueuosine(34) reductase QueG: MSSSPAHADAPDLHALAERIKAWGGELGFQQLGITDVDLGEDEARLARWLAAGRHGEMGFMAKHGTKRTRPAELVPGTVRVISVRLDYLPAEVETLATLENPEAAYVSRYATGRDYHKLMRKRLATLAKWIEAETGPFGYRAFVDSAPVMERALARKAGLGWVGKNAMLLNPQAGSLFFLGELYTDLPLPVDEAFASEHCGSCSACRTACPTGAIVEDRVVDARACISYLTIELHGAIPERYREAMGNRVFGCDDCQLVCPFTRFATPTTEPDFTPRHDLDRASLLALFAWGEEEFLDKTAGSPLRRTGYERWLRNLAVGLGNAPWSEAIEAALKARLPYPSDLVREHVRWALARQREKRRQIIAIS; the protein is encoded by the coding sequence ATGTCTTCCTCGCCTGCCCACGCCGACGCCCCCGACCTGCACGCCCTGGCCGAGCGCATCAAGGCCTGGGGAGGCGAGCTCGGCTTCCAGCAGCTCGGCATCACCGACGTCGACCTCGGCGAGGACGAGGCGCGCCTCGCGCGCTGGCTGGCCGCCGGCCGGCATGGCGAGATGGGCTTCATGGCCAAGCACGGCACCAAGCGTACCCGCCCCGCCGAGCTGGTGCCCGGCACCGTGCGGGTGATCAGTGTGCGCCTGGACTATCTGCCCGCCGAGGTCGAAACCCTGGCCACGCTGGAGAACCCCGAGGCGGCCTATGTATCGCGCTATGCCACCGGCCGCGACTATCACAAGCTGATGCGCAAGCGCCTGGCGACGCTGGCCAAGTGGATCGAGGCCGAGACAGGCCCCTTCGGCTACCGCGCCTTCGTCGACTCGGCTCCGGTGATGGAGCGCGCCCTCGCCCGCAAGGCGGGGCTCGGCTGGGTCGGCAAGAATGCCATGCTGCTCAACCCCCAGGCCGGTTCACTGTTCTTCCTGGGCGAGCTCTATACCGACCTGCCGCTACCGGTGGATGAGGCCTTCGCCTCCGAGCACTGCGGAAGCTGCAGCGCCTGCCGCACGGCCTGCCCGACCGGCGCCATCGTCGAGGACCGCGTGGTGGACGCGCGAGCGTGCATTTCCTACCTGACCATCGAGCTTCACGGCGCCATTCCCGAGCGCTACCGCGAGGCCATGGGCAACCGCGTGTTCGGCTGCGACGACTGCCAGCTGGTCTGCCCCTTCACACGCTTCGCCACCCCCACCACCGAGCCGGATTTCACGCCTCGCCATGACCTCGACCGCGCCAGCCTGCTCGCGCTGTTCGCCTGGGGCGAGGAGGAGTTCCTCGACAAGACTGCCGGCAGCCCGCTGCGCCGCACCGGCTACGAGCGCTGGCTGCGCAACCTCGCCGTGGGGCTCGGCAACGCCCCCTGGAGCGAGGCCATCGAAGCGGCGCTGAAAGCACGCCTGCCCTACCCCTCCGACCTGGTGCGCGAGCATGTGCGCTGGGCGCTGGCCCGCCAGCGGGAAAAGCGCCGGCAAATAATTGCCATCAGCTGA
- the epmB gene encoding EF-P beta-lysylation protein EpmB: MITRSLADVQSVPLAPPQERAPWQAQLAGAIRDPRELCRRLGLDERWLPGAEAGHALFEVRVPEAFLARICPGDPHDPLLRQVLPLDEERRPAPGYVTDPLEEASHTRARGLIHKYAGRVLLITSPACAVNCRYCFRRHFPYTENSPSRAQWEATLDHLRGDPTIREAILSGGDPLAASDRHLAWLVAHLEAIPHVTRLRIHTRLPVVIPERIDDGLLAWLGTTRLQKVMVLHINHANEIDDAVIAACRRLSDAGVTLLNQSVLLRGVNDSVEALAALSERLFEAGVLPYYLHVLDPVAGAAHFDVPDDEARELVAGLREVLPGFLMPRLAREIPGEGSKTPL, from the coding sequence ATGATAACCCGAAGCCTGGCCGATGTGCAGAGCGTCCCCCTTGCCCCTCCCCAGGAGCGTGCACCCTGGCAGGCCCAACTGGCCGGCGCGATCCGCGACCCGCGCGAGCTGTGCCGGCGCCTGGGGCTGGACGAGCGCTGGCTGCCCGGCGCCGAGGCGGGGCACGCCCTGTTCGAGGTGCGCGTGCCCGAGGCGTTCCTGGCGCGCATCTGCCCAGGCGACCCCCACGACCCCCTACTGCGCCAGGTGCTGCCGCTGGATGAAGAGCGCCGCCCCGCACCGGGTTATGTCACCGACCCACTGGAAGAGGCCTCGCACACCAGGGCACGTGGGCTGATCCACAAGTACGCGGGACGCGTGCTGCTGATCACCAGTCCCGCCTGCGCGGTGAACTGTCGCTACTGCTTCCGCCGCCACTTCCCCTACACCGAGAACTCCCCCTCCCGGGCCCAGTGGGAGGCGACCCTCGACCACCTGCGCGGTGATCCGACGATCCGCGAGGCGATCCTCTCCGGCGGCGACCCGCTGGCGGCGAGCGATCGCCACCTCGCCTGGCTGGTGGCGCACCTCGAGGCAATCCCCCATGTGACGCGCCTGCGCATCCATACCCGCCTGCCGGTGGTCATTCCCGAGCGTATCGACGACGGCCTGCTCGCTTGGCTCGGTACCACGCGCCTGCAGAAGGTGATGGTGCTGCATATCAACCACGCCAACGAGATCGATGACGCCGTGATTGCCGCCTGCCGCCGCCTGAGCGATGCCGGGGTGACCCTGCTCAACCAGAGCGTGCTGCTGCGCGGGGTCAACGATTCGGTGGAGGCCCTGGCCGCGCTCTCCGAGCGGCTCTTCGAGGCCGGCGTGCTGCCCTACTACCTGCATGTGCTCGACCCGGTGGCGGGCGCGGCCCACTTCGACGTTCCCGACGACGAGGCCCGCGAACTGGTCGCGGGCCTCAGGGAGGTACTGCCGGGATTCCTGATGCCGCGGCTCGCCAGGGAGATCCCCGGCGAGGGGAGCAAGACGCCGCTCTAG
- the leuA gene encoding 2-isopropylmalate synthase, whose amino-acid sequence MMLDNPAAKYRPFVAVDLPDRQWPNRRIEQPPIWTSVDLRDGNQSLIDPMDQERKQRLFDLLVKVGFKEIEVGFPSASQTDYDFVRSLIENDRIPDDVTIQVLTQARDHLIDRTFEALEGVKSAIVHVYNATDPMFRRVVFGVDKPECIQIAVDATTRIRQHMEKAPETHWTFQYSPELFTTTEMEFAREIVEAVMDTFGASAAKPMIVNLPATVEVATPNNYADQIEWFCRNVKNREALIVSVHPHNDRGTGVAAAELTLMAGADRVEGTLFGNGERTGNVDIVTLAMNMYTQGVHPGLDFSNITPVMREVEYCNQLPVHPRHPYVGDLVFTAFSGSHQDAIKKGMAERRAHPEAAWDVPYLPIDPLDVGRSYEAVIRVNSQSGKGGVSYLLEQEHGIELPRRLSIEFSQVVQEVADRTGKEITSQMIYQAFADEYLEQTSPFGLVSHRLSSEPDSPTVTLEATIEERGERRTIQGQGNGPLAAFIKALAAAGHDAEIIDYHEHSRGQGSDAEAIAYVEVRIDGEAVFGVGTDESITSASMKAVMSAINRKLSTQAPAANVTAASLA is encoded by the coding sequence ATGATGCTCGACAACCCCGCCGCCAAGTACCGCCCCTTCGTCGCCGTGGACCTGCCCGATCGCCAGTGGCCCAATCGCCGCATCGAGCAGCCGCCCATCTGGACCAGCGTCGATTTGCGCGACGGCAACCAGTCGCTGATCGACCCCATGGACCAGGAGCGCAAGCAGCGACTCTTCGACCTGCTGGTGAAGGTCGGCTTCAAGGAGATCGAGGTCGGCTTTCCCTCCGCCTCCCAGACCGACTACGACTTCGTGCGCTCGCTGATCGAGAATGACCGCATTCCCGATGACGTCACCATCCAGGTGCTGACCCAGGCCCGAGACCACCTGATCGATCGCACCTTCGAGGCCCTGGAGGGGGTCAAGAGTGCCATCGTCCACGTCTACAACGCCACCGACCCGATGTTCCGCCGGGTGGTGTTCGGGGTCGACAAGCCCGAGTGTATCCAGATCGCCGTGGACGCCACGACGCGCATCCGCCAGCACATGGAGAAGGCCCCCGAGACCCACTGGACCTTCCAGTACTCGCCGGAGCTGTTCACCACCACCGAGATGGAGTTCGCCCGGGAGATCGTCGAGGCGGTGATGGACACCTTCGGGGCCAGCGCCGCCAAGCCGATGATCGTCAACCTGCCGGCGACGGTGGAGGTCGCCACCCCCAACAACTACGCCGACCAGATCGAGTGGTTCTGCCGCAACGTGAAGAATCGCGAGGCGCTGATTGTCAGCGTGCACCCCCACAACGACCGCGGCACCGGCGTGGCCGCCGCCGAGCTGACCCTGATGGCCGGCGCCGATCGCGTCGAGGGCACCCTGTTCGGCAACGGCGAACGGACCGGCAACGTGGATATCGTCACCCTTGCGATGAACATGTACACCCAGGGCGTTCACCCGGGGCTCGACTTCTCCAACATCACCCCGGTCATGCGCGAGGTGGAGTACTGCAACCAGCTGCCGGTGCACCCGCGCCACCCCTATGTGGGCGACCTGGTGTTCACCGCCTTCTCCGGCTCCCACCAGGATGCCATCAAGAAGGGCATGGCCGAGCGCCGCGCCCACCCCGAGGCTGCCTGGGATGTGCCCTATCTGCCCATCGACCCGCTGGACGTGGGGCGCAGCTACGAGGCGGTGATCCGCGTCAACAGCCAGTCCGGCAAGGGCGGGGTCTCCTACCTGCTCGAGCAGGAGCACGGCATCGAGCTGCCGCGGCGCCTCTCCATCGAGTTCAGCCAGGTGGTGCAGGAGGTGGCCGACCGCACGGGTAAGGAGATCACCTCGCAGATGATCTACCAGGCGTTTGCCGACGAGTACCTCGAGCAGACCTCACCCTTCGGGCTGGTCAGTCATCGTCTCTCCTCGGAGCCCGACAGCCCCACGGTTACCCTCGAGGCCACCATCGAGGAGCGCGGCGAGCGGCGCACCATTCAGGGGCAGGGCAACGGCCCGCTGGCCGCCTTCATCAAGGCGTTGGCCGCCGCCGGCCACGACGCGGAGATCATTGACTACCACGAGCACTCCCGCGGCCAGGGCTCCGACGCTGAGGCGATTGCCTATGTGGAGGTGCGTATCGACGGCGAGGCAGTATTCGGCGTGGGTACCGACGAGAGCATCACCAGCGCCTCCATGAAGGCGGTGATGAGCGCCATCAACCGCAAGCTCTCGACCCAGGCGCCGGCGGCCAACGTCACCGCAGCGTCACTGGCTTAA
- the epmA gene encoding EF-P lysine aminoacylase EpmA — MTDDWRPTAEIATLRERARLIAEVRAFFAERGVWEVETPVLGHGGSTDVHLASLSAEATTPAGHERLWLQTSPEFAMKRLLAAGSGPIYQLARCFRDGEVGRRHNLEFTMLEWYRPGMPLEALVDETAALVHGVLGREPGDNPGPLRRRRYRELFRDALGLDPLHAPLDTLRRLAGERGGLDMGDSDRDGCLDLLMSLVIEPQLGRDGLDAVVDYPASQAALARRHRDPEDGEWVASRFELYLEGVELANGYDELTDAAEQRARFHEDNAARRARGLPEVDVDARLLAALEAGLPDGSGVALGLDRLIQLALGKERVAEVMAFATPRC, encoded by the coding sequence ATGACAGACGACTGGCGGCCCACGGCTGAGATCGCCACCCTGCGCGAGCGCGCACGCCTGATCGCCGAGGTGCGGGCCTTCTTCGCCGAGCGCGGCGTGTGGGAGGTGGAGACCCCGGTGCTTGGCCATGGCGGCAGCACCGACGTGCATCTCGCTTCGCTCTCGGCCGAGGCCACCACGCCTGCCGGGCACGAGCGGCTATGGCTGCAGACCTCGCCGGAGTTCGCCATGAAGCGGCTGCTGGCGGCAGGCTCGGGGCCGATCTACCAGTTGGCGCGCTGCTTTCGCGACGGCGAGGTGGGGCGCCGCCACAACCTCGAGTTCACCATGCTGGAGTGGTATCGCCCCGGCATGCCGCTCGAGGCGCTGGTCGACGAGACCGCCGCCTTGGTTCATGGCGTGCTGGGGCGAGAACCTGGGGATAATCCGGGACCGCTGCGGCGGCGCCGCTATCGCGAGCTGTTTCGCGACGCCCTCGGCCTCGATCCCTTGCATGCCCCCCTCGACACCCTGCGCCGCCTGGCCGGCGAGCGCGGTGGGCTCGACATGGGCGACAGCGATCGCGACGGCTGCCTCGACCTGCTGATGAGCCTGGTGATCGAGCCACAACTCGGCCGCGACGGGCTCGACGCGGTGGTGGACTACCCCGCCAGCCAGGCGGCGCTGGCGCGACGCCACCGTGACCCCGAGGATGGCGAATGGGTGGCTTCGCGCTTCGAGCTCTATCTCGAGGGGGTGGAGCTCGCCAACGGCTACGACGAGCTGACCGATGCCGCCGAGCAGCGCGCGCGCTTCCACGAGGACAACGCCGCCCGGCGCGCACGGGGCCTGCCCGAGGTCGACGTCGACGCACGCCTGCTGGCGGCACTCGAGGCCGGCCTGCCCGACGGCAGCGGCGTGGCCCTGGGGCTGGATCGCCTCATCCAACTGGCGCTGGGGAAGGAGCGCGTGGCGGAGGTGATGGCCTTCGCCACGCCGCGTTGTTAG
- a CDS encoding rhodanese-like domain-containing protein produces the protein MSSEANLLPLIVEPEQLAEHLDTPSLMVIDVPMRAESYAEGHVPGALFLDKARLMRGTGEAPCREPSVEQLSALFSELGLTRDTHVVAYDDEGGGWAGRLLWTLELIGHTRYSYLNGGIHAWREAGLATATEACAPTASDYRAEILNPEVAIDWIELAERLGEKGFAVWDARSPEEYRGEKGENRRLGHIPGALNLEWTQAMDRERGLRIRDYAELITELEALGLTPDMEVVTHCQSHHRSGFTWLVGRALGFEKIRGYAGSWKEWGNRDDTPVEK, from the coding sequence ATGAGTTCCGAAGCCAACCTGCTGCCGCTGATCGTCGAGCCGGAACAGCTCGCCGAGCACCTCGACACACCGTCGCTGATGGTTATCGACGTGCCGATGCGCGCAGAGAGCTACGCCGAGGGCCATGTGCCCGGTGCGCTGTTCCTCGACAAGGCCCGCCTGATGCGCGGCACGGGCGAGGCGCCCTGCCGCGAACCCAGCGTCGAGCAGCTCTCGGCGCTATTCAGCGAACTGGGCCTGACCCGGGACACCCACGTGGTCGCCTACGATGACGAGGGCGGTGGCTGGGCGGGGCGCCTGCTGTGGACCCTCGAGCTGATCGGCCACACCCGCTACTCCTACCTCAACGGCGGCATCCACGCCTGGCGCGAGGCGGGCCTGGCGACTGCCACCGAGGCCTGCGCCCCCACGGCCAGCGACTACCGGGCCGAGATCCTGAACCCCGAGGTGGCGATCGACTGGATCGAGCTTGCCGAGCGCCTGGGCGAGAAGGGCTTTGCGGTATGGGATGCCCGCTCACCCGAGGAGTACCGCGGCGAAAAGGGCGAGAACAGGCGCCTCGGCCATATCCCCGGCGCGCTCAACCTGGAGTGGACCCAGGCCATGGACCGCGAGCGCGGCCTGCGCATCCGCGACTATGCGGAGCTGATCACCGAACTCGAGGCGCTGGGACTGACCCCGGACATGGAGGTGGTGACCCACTGCCAGAGCCACCACCGCAGCGGCTTCACCTGGCTGGTCGGTCGCGCCCTGGGGTTCGAGAAGATCCGCGGCTACGCCGGCTCCTGGAAGGAGTGGGGCAACCGCGACGATACACCGGTGGAGAAGTAG
- the efp gene encoding elongation factor P: MANYSTNEFKGGLKVMLDGDPCSIVENEFVKPGKGQAFNRVKLRNLMTGRVWERTFKSGESLEGADVLDLEMEYLYNDGEMWYFMKTDGSFEQYPVEKKALGDTDKWLKEQVVYTITLWNDNAISVTPPNFIELEVTETDPGLKGDTAQGGSKPATLSSGAVVRVPLFINEGEVLKIDTRSGEYVSRA; the protein is encoded by the coding sequence ATGGCGAACTATTCTACCAACGAATTCAAGGGCGGTCTGAAGGTGATGCTCGACGGCGACCCCTGCTCGATCGTCGAGAACGAGTTCGTCAAGCCCGGCAAGGGCCAGGCGTTCAACCGCGTCAAGCTGCGCAACCTGATGACCGGCCGCGTCTGGGAGCGCACCTTCAAGTCCGGCGAGAGCCTGGAGGGCGCCGATGTCCTGGATCTGGAGATGGAGTATCTCTATAACGACGGCGAGATGTGGTACTTCATGAAGACCGATGGCTCCTTCGAGCAGTATCCGGTGGAGAAGAAGGCCCTGGGCGACACCGACAAGTGGCTCAAGGAGCAGGTGGTCTACACCATCACGCTGTGGAACGACAACGCGATCAGCGTGACCCCGCCCAACTTCATCGAGCTCGAGGTCACCGAGACCGACCCCGGCCTCAAGGGCGACACCGCCCAGGGCGGCTCCAAGCCGGCGACCCTCTCCTCCGGCGCGGTGGTGCGTGTGCCGCTGTTCATCAACGAGGGCGAGGTGCTGAAGATCGATACGCGCAGCGGTGAGTACGTCTCCCGCGCATAA
- a CDS encoding NAD(P)H-hydrate dehydratase codes for MADSHPAVSQHPLYRAEQVRELDRRTIAGGIAGFALMQRASAAAWQCLRERWPDVRSLTVLCGAGNNGGDGHVLAALAAGEGLVVQRVLLKGIEELAGDARRAADMATAAGVGARPWRAGMRLEGELLVDAMLGTGLAGEVRGIYREAIAAVNASARPVLAIDIPSGLHADSGAVLGAAVRAAATVTFIGDKLGLYTGAAADHAGEVLFRDLGVDARAEVDLVPPAQLLDESPLTARLPARRRGAHKGDCGHALILGGAPGFGGAALLAAEACARLGAGKVSLATVPEHVTASLVRRPEVMVHGVRGAADLGALPTLADVLVVGPGLGQGSWGQGVLQAALDAGRPLVVDADGLNLLAARYPGTRRDDWILTPHPGEAARLLGCSAAEVEADRPAAARALHERWGGVIILKGAGSLVVGPGGMAVCPFGNPGMASGGMGDALSGMLGALLAQGLPLEMAARLGVLVHARAADFAAADAGERGLLAGDLASYARILVNPTGLDGDV; via the coding sequence ATGGCCGACAGCCATCCTGCCGTTTCGCAGCACCCGCTCTACCGTGCCGAGCAGGTGCGTGAGCTCGACCGGCGCACCATCGCCGGGGGCATCGCGGGCTTCGCCCTGATGCAGCGTGCCAGCGCTGCCGCCTGGCAGTGCCTGAGGGAGCGCTGGCCCGATGTGCGCTCGTTGACGGTGCTGTGTGGCGCCGGCAACAACGGCGGCGATGGCCATGTGCTGGCCGCCCTGGCCGCCGGCGAGGGACTCGTCGTGCAGCGTGTCCTGCTCAAGGGCATCGAGGAGCTCGCGGGCGATGCCCGGCGCGCCGCGGATATGGCCACGGCGGCCGGCGTTGGCGCCAGGCCCTGGCGTGCCGGCATGCGCCTCGAGGGCGAACTGCTGGTGGATGCCATGCTGGGCACCGGCCTCGCTGGCGAGGTGCGCGGCATCTACCGTGAGGCGATCGCGGCGGTCAACGCGAGCGCTCGGCCGGTGCTGGCCATCGACATCCCGTCGGGGCTGCATGCCGATAGTGGTGCGGTGCTCGGCGCTGCGGTGCGGGCGGCCGCCACCGTGACCTTTATCGGCGACAAGCTGGGGCTTTATACCGGTGCCGCCGCCGACCACGCCGGCGAGGTGCTCTTCCGTGACCTGGGCGTGGATGCCCGGGCCGAGGTCGACCTGGTGCCGCCAGCGCAGTTGCTCGACGAGAGCCCGCTGACGGCGCGGTTGCCGGCCCGTCGGCGAGGCGCCCACAAGGGCGACTGCGGCCATGCGCTGATACTGGGCGGGGCGCCCGGCTTCGGCGGGGCGGCGCTGCTGGCCGCCGAGGCCTGCGCGCGCCTGGGCGCCGGCAAGGTGAGCCTGGCGACCGTGCCCGAGCACGTTACCGCCAGCCTGGTGCGCCGTCCCGAGGTGATGGTGCATGGCGTTCGTGGCGCCGCCGATCTCGGCGCGCTGCCCACGCTTGCCGATGTGCTGGTGGTAGGGCCGGGCCTGGGGCAGGGCAGTTGGGGGCAGGGCGTGCTGCAGGCGGCACTCGATGCCGGCAGGCCGCTGGTGGTGGATGCCGACGGGCTCAACCTGCTGGCGGCGCGCTACCCCGGGACGCGCCGCGACGACTGGATCCTGACGCCGCACCCCGGCGAGGCGGCCCGCCTGCTGGGCTGCAGCGCCGCCGAGGTGGAGGCGGATCGCCCCGCGGCGGCGCGGGCACTGCATGAGCGCTGGGGTGGGGTGATCATCCTCAAGGGCGCGGGCAGCCTGGTCGTCGGCCCCGGCGGGATGGCCGTCTGCCCCTTCGGCAACCCGGGCATGGCGAGCGGCGGGATGGGCGATGCGTTGTCCGGGATGCTCGGTGCCCTGCTGGCCCAGGGCCTGCCACTGGAGATGGCCGCCCGGCTGGGCGTGCTGGTGCACGCCCGGGCCGCGGATTTCGCCGCGGCGGACGCCGGGGAGCGTGGTCTGCTGGCCGGCGATCTGGCATCCTATGCGCGAATTCTGGTCAACCCGACAGGGCTTGATGGCGACGTGTGA
- the orn gene encoding oligoribonuclease — MSLKAPVQDDRQDPRKQRLVWIDLEMTGLDPEKERIIEVATLVTDAELNVIAEGPVIAVRQPDSLLEAMDEWCTRTHGESGLTARVQASSVDTAAAERRTLGFLAAHVEAGASPMCGNSVHQDRRFLEREMPALLAFFHYRNLDVSTLKELAKRWNPGALAGFKKRNVHLAMEDIKESIAELAHYRETFLRLPGQWSDEEE, encoded by the coding sequence ATGAGCTTGAAAGCGCCAGTGCAGGACGACAGGCAGGATCCCCGCAAGCAGCGCCTGGTGTGGATCGATCTGGAGATGACCGGGCTGGACCCGGAGAAGGAGCGGATCATCGAGGTCGCCACCCTGGTCACCGACGCCGAGCTCAATGTCATCGCCGAGGGGCCGGTGATTGCGGTCAGGCAGCCGGACAGCCTGCTCGAGGCGATGGATGAGTGGTGCACCAGGACCCACGGCGAGTCCGGGCTGACCGCGCGGGTGCAGGCCAGCAGCGTCGATACCGCCGCGGCGGAGCGCCGCACCCTCGGGTTCCTGGCCGCCCACGTCGAGGCCGGTGCCTCGCCGATGTGCGGCAACAGCGTCCACCAGGATCGCCGCTTCCTGGAGCGCGAGATGCCCGCGCTGCTGGCCTTCTTTCACTACCGCAACCTGGATGTCTCCACCCTCAAGGAGCTGGCCAAGCGCTGGAACCCCGGCGCCCTGGCCGGCTTCAAGAAGCGCAACGTCCACCTGGCCATGGAGGACATCAAGGAGTCCATCGCGGAGCTGGCCCACTACCGCGAGACCTTCCTGCGCCTGCCGGGCCAGTGGAGCGATGAGGAGGAGTAG